Proteins found in one Takifugu rubripes chromosome 17, fTakRub1.2, whole genome shotgun sequence genomic segment:
- the LOC101061207 gene encoding fascin-like, which produces MSANGADGDLLQIPLGLINSAGKYLTAETFGFKINASASSLKKKQTWTLEQTAEDGNAVFLLSHLGRYLATDKDGNVTADSETRGRDCRFVITAHEDGRWSLQSEPHGRYLGGSEDRITCFAQAVSPAEKWSVHLAVHPQVNLYSFARKRFAHLSAQGERQEVSVNRDIPWGVDSLITLVYRDQRYHLETSDNRFLRNDGTLATKTDKDTSFMLEFLSGKVAFRDCNGRYLAPVGPTGTLRSGKSSRVGKDELFGLERSHAQVVLTAGNERNVSTRQGIDLSANQDEEGDQEVFQMEMSREDRKCAFRTAAGKYWTLTASGGLQCTASTKSSNGLFELEWRDGRVCVRAANGKYVVAKKNGQLAATVDNAAEAEQFLMKLINRPIIVLRGEHGFIGARKAGMASLDSNRASYDVFQLEFHNGAYSLKDSQGKYWCVGDDTAVVCSNSTPVQFLFQFCDLNKVAIRALGGKYLKGDHAGGLKASADSLESATLWEY; this is translated from the exons ATGTCTGCAAACGGCGCCGACGGGGACCTGCTGCAGATCCCTCTGGGGCTCATCAACAGCGCGGGGAAGTATCTGACGGCGGAGACTTTCGGCTTTAAGATCAACGCCTCAGCCAGCAgcctgaaaaagaaacagaccTGGACCCTGGAGCAGACCGCCGAGGACGGCAACGCCGtgttcctcctctcccacctgGGCCGCTACCTCGCCACGGACAAAGACGGCAACGTGACTGCGGACAGCGAGACGCGTGGCCGGGACTGCCGCTTCGTTATCACTGCGCACGAAGACGGGCGGTGGTCTCTGCAGTCGGAGCCCCATGGCCGGTACCTCGGTGGCAGCGAGGACCGGATTACCTGCTTCGCGCAGGCTGTCTCGCCTGCAGAGAAATGGAGCGTGCACCTGGCCGTGCACCCGCAGGTTAACCTTTACAGCTTTGCGCGCAAGCGTTTCGCCCACTTAAGCGCGCAAGGGGAGCGGCAGGAGGTGTCAGTAAACCGCGACATTCCCTGGGGGGTCGATTCTCTTATAACCCTGGTGTACCGTGATCAGCGTTACCACCTGGAAACCTCTGATAACCGCTTCCTGCGCAATGACGGGACCCTGGCCACCAAGACGGACAAGGACACCAGCTTCATGTTGGAGTTCCTCTCCGGAAAAGTGGCATTCCGCGACTGCAACGGCCGCTACTTGGCGCCTGTGGGACCCACCGGCACGCTGAGGTCTGGGAAAAGCAGTCGGGTGGGGAAGGATGAACTGTTTGGCCTGGAGCGCAGCCACGCACAGGTCGTGCTGACTGCAGGTAACGAGAgaaacgtctccaccagacaaG GTATTGAcctgtcagccaatcaggatgAGGAAGGGGACCAAGAAGTCTTCCAGATGGAGATGAGCCgcgaggacaggaagtgtgccTTCAGAACTGCTGCTGGAAAATACTGGACTCTGACAGCCAGTGGAGGACTGCAGTGTACTGCCTCCACCAA GTCAAGCAATGGCTTATTTGAACTGGAATGGCGTGATGGtcgagtgtgcgtgcgtgcagctAATGGGAAATACGTGGTGGCTAAGAAGAATGGTCAACTGGCTGCTACTGTTGATAATGCAG CGGAGGCTGAGCAGTTCCTGATGAAACTCATCAACCGTCCAATCATCGTCCTCCGTGGAGAGCACGGGTTCATCGGAGCTCGTAAGGCCGGAATGGCGAGTCTGGACTCCAACCGAGCATCGTATGACGTTTTCCAGCTGGAGTTCCACAATGGAGCCTATTCCCTTAAAG ACTCCCAGGGGAAGTACTGGTGTGTTGGAGACGACACAGCAGTGGTGTGCAGCAACTCCACTCCTGTCCAGTTCCTCTTCCAGTTCTGCGACCTCAACAAGGTGGCCATACGGGCACTGGGGGGAAAGTACCTCAAAGGAGACCATGCTGGAGGTCTTAAGGCCAGTGCTGACTCCCTGGAGAGCGCCACACTCTGGGAATATTAA
- the LOC101080218 gene encoding GTP-binding protein Rhes: protein MSPPARTNTVRLVFLGAAGVGKSALIHRFLHDSFERKYTRTVDEFHVLEYAVTGSGGKVRLEILDTSGSYSFPAMRELCIRHSDAFALVYAVDDPGSLAEVQRLRDEILQLRGGKGAPMVVVGSKADLSEVEGRVLPAADVMATVEDQWDADFVEASARTGGNAVGVFRALLQRVKSTERLSPAVWRRRGRQCTTSVTKRPPLKKNSSCILS, encoded by the coding sequence ATGTCTCCACCTGCGCGCACGAACACGGTCCGGCTGGTGTTCCTCGGGGCGGCAGGGGTCGGAAAGTCTGCGCTCATCCACCGTTTCCTCCACGACAGCTTCGAGCGCAAATACACGCGCACCGTGGATGAGTTTCACGTGCTGGAGTATGCGGTGACGGGGTCCGGTGGTAAGGTGCGCCTGGAGATCCTGGACACGAGTGGCAGCTACTCGTTCCCGGCCATGCGGGAGCTGTGCATCCGGCACAGTGACGCGTTCGCCCTCGTGTACGCGGTGGATGACCCGGGCTCCCTGGCGGAGGTGCAACGGCTGCGCGACGAGATTCTGCAGCTGCGGGGCGGTAAAGGCGCGCCGATGGTCGTGGTGGGCAGCAAGGCGGACCTAAGCGAGGTCGAGGGTCGCGTGCTGCCGGCGGCCGACGTCATGGCCACCGTGGAGGATCAGTGGGACGCCGACTTCGTGGAGGCATCCGCGCGCACCGGTGGAAACGCGGTCGGTGTGTTCCGGGCGCTGCTGCAACGGGTGAAATCGACAGAGCGGTTGAGCCCTGCTGTGTGGAGGCGCAGAGGAAGACAGTGCACGACATCTGTCACGAAAAGACCACCACTGAAGAAGAATAGCAGCTGTATCCTGTCATAA
- the plk1 gene encoding serine/threonine-protein kinase PLK1 isoform X1, translating into MSAGIAKPTNPSAHVDPKSAPLKEIPDVLVDPRTMRRYARGRFLGKGGFAKCYEITDLETKQTFAGKIVPKSLILKQHQREKMTSEIAIHKSLDHANIVGFHGFFEDDDFVFVVLEICRRRSLLELHKRRKAVTEPEARYYMTQLLKGVHYLHNNRVIHRDLKLGNIFLNDDMEVKIGDFGLATRIEFDGERKKTLCGTPNYIAPEVLCKKGHSYEVDIWSLGCILYTLLVGKPPFETSCLKETYNRIKKNSYTIPWHINPAATSLIKRMLHADPTQRPTISDVQADEFFTSGYVPSRLPTTCLTVPPRFSMGPSAAAELNQRRPLAAINNKAGTEKVDVKEEPMQREPEPAENHLKDMLQQLNVLIAAKPSEKAVVCQEEAEDPACIPIFWISKWVDYSDKYGLGYQLCDNSVGVLFNDYTRLIMYTDGDSLQYIDKTAAESYLNVRSYPPTLNKKITLLKYFRNYMSEHLLKAGANIARREGDELARLPYLSLWFRTKSAIVLHLSNGTVQINFFQDHTKLILCPLMAAVTYIDEKRDFRTYKLSLLEEFGCSKELASRLRYAKLMVEKLLDR; encoded by the exons ATGAGTGCAGGCATTGCGAAGCCGACGAACCCGTCGGCACATGTCGACCCCAAATCGGCTCCTCTCAAAGAAATCCCAGATGTTCTGGTAGATCCACGCACCATGAGAAGATACGCAAGGGGACGGTTCCTGGGGAAAGGTGGTTTCGCCAAATGCTACGAAATCACCGACCTGGAGACGAAGCAGACGTTCGCCGGGAAGATTGTGCCAAAGTCCCTGATCCTGAAGCAACACCAGAGGGAGAAGATGACTTCCGAAATCGCCATTCACAAAAGTCTCGACCATGCCAACATCGTGGGGTTTCACGGCTTTTTCGAGGACGACGACTTCGTTTTTGTCGTCCTGGAGATCTGCAGGAGAAGG TCCTTGTTGGAGCTGCACAAGCGTCGCAAGGCTGTGACGGAGCCTGAAGCCCGCTACTACATGACCCAGCTTCTGAAGGGAGTCCATTACCTGCACAACAACAGAGTCATTCACAGAGACCTGAAGCTGGGGAACATCTTCCTCAATGACGACATGGAGGTCAAGATCG GGGATTTTGGTTTGGCCACCAGGATTGAGTTCGATGGTGAGAGGAAGAAGACTTTGTGTGGCACGCCCAACTACATTGCACCGGAGGTGCTTTGCAAGAAAGGCCACAGCTATGAAGTGGACATTTGGTCTCTTGGATGTATATT GTATACATTGTTGGTGGGTAAGCCCCCCTTtgagacttcctgtctgaaggAGACCTACAATCGCATAAAGAAGAACAGCTACACCATCCCCTGG CACATCAACCCAGCGGCAACGTCCCTCATCAAGAGGATGTTGCATGCCGACCCGACTCAGAGGCCGACCATTTCTGACGTGCAGGCAGATGAGTTCTTTACATCGGGCTACGTCCCCTCACGCCTGCCCACTACTTGCCTCACGGTGCCGCCTCGTTTTTCAATGGGGCCGTCCGCCGCGGCGGAGCTGAACCAGAGACGCCCTCTCGCCGCCATTAACAACAAGG CAGGCACAGAAAAGGTGGACGTGAAGGAGGAGCCCATGCAAAG GGAGCCCGAGCCAGCAGAAAACCACCTGAAGGACATGTTGCAGCAGCTGAACGTTCTCATTGCAGCCAAACCCTCCGAGAAGGCCGTCGTCTGCCAAG aaGAGGCAGAGGACCCCGCCTGTATTCCCATCTTCTGGATCAGCAAATGGGTCGACTACTCTGATAAATATGGTTTAG GCTACCAGCTGTGTGACAACAGCGTAGGCGTCCTGTTTAACGACTACACGCGTCTCATCATGTACACCGATGGAGACAGTCTGCAGTACATTGACAAGACGGCTGCTGAATCCTACCTCAACGTCCGCTCGTACCCTCCAACTCTCAACAAGAAG ATAACGCTGCTGAAATATTTCCGCAATTACATGAGCGAGCACCTGCTGAAGGCCGGCGCCAACATCGCACGGCGGGAAGGAGACGAGCTGGCGAGGCTGCCCTATCTGTCCCTCTGGTTCAGAACCAAGAGCGCCATTGTCCTGCACCTGAGCAACGGCACCGTCCAGATCAACTTCTTCCAG GACCACACCAAGCTGATCCTGTGCCCCCTCATGGCTGCGGTGACCTACATTGACGAGAAACGAGACTTCCGCACCTACAAACTGTCTCTGCTAGAGGAGTTTGGCTGCAGTAAGGAGCTGGCCAGCCGCCTTCGCTACGCCAAGCTGatggtggagaagctgctggacaGATAA
- the plk1 gene encoding serine/threonine-protein kinase PLK1 isoform X2, translated as MSAGIAKPTNPSAHVDPKSAPLKEIPDVLVDPRTMRRYARGRFLGKGGFAKCYEITDLETKQTFAGKIVPKSLILKQHQREKMTSEIAIHKSLDHANIVGFHGFFEDDDFVFVVLEICRRRSLLELHKRRKAVTEPEARYYMTQLLKGVHYLHNNRVIHRDLKLGNIFLNDDMEVKIGDFGLATRIEFDGERKKTLCGTPNYIAPEVLCKKGHSYEVDIWSLGCILYTLLVGKPPFETSCLKETYNRIKKNSYTIPWHINPAATSLIKRMLHADPTQRPTISDVQADEFFTSGYVPSRLPTTCLTVPPRFSMGPSAAAELNQRRPLAAINNKGTEKVDVKEEPMQREPEPAENHLKDMLQQLNVLIAAKPSEKAVVCQEEAEDPACIPIFWISKWVDYSDKYGLGYQLCDNSVGVLFNDYTRLIMYTDGDSLQYIDKTAAESYLNVRSYPPTLNKKITLLKYFRNYMSEHLLKAGANIARREGDELARLPYLSLWFRTKSAIVLHLSNGTVQINFFQDHTKLILCPLMAAVTYIDEKRDFRTYKLSLLEEFGCSKELASRLRYAKLMVEKLLDR; from the exons ATGAGTGCAGGCATTGCGAAGCCGACGAACCCGTCGGCACATGTCGACCCCAAATCGGCTCCTCTCAAAGAAATCCCAGATGTTCTGGTAGATCCACGCACCATGAGAAGATACGCAAGGGGACGGTTCCTGGGGAAAGGTGGTTTCGCCAAATGCTACGAAATCACCGACCTGGAGACGAAGCAGACGTTCGCCGGGAAGATTGTGCCAAAGTCCCTGATCCTGAAGCAACACCAGAGGGAGAAGATGACTTCCGAAATCGCCATTCACAAAAGTCTCGACCATGCCAACATCGTGGGGTTTCACGGCTTTTTCGAGGACGACGACTTCGTTTTTGTCGTCCTGGAGATCTGCAGGAGAAGG TCCTTGTTGGAGCTGCACAAGCGTCGCAAGGCTGTGACGGAGCCTGAAGCCCGCTACTACATGACCCAGCTTCTGAAGGGAGTCCATTACCTGCACAACAACAGAGTCATTCACAGAGACCTGAAGCTGGGGAACATCTTCCTCAATGACGACATGGAGGTCAAGATCG GGGATTTTGGTTTGGCCACCAGGATTGAGTTCGATGGTGAGAGGAAGAAGACTTTGTGTGGCACGCCCAACTACATTGCACCGGAGGTGCTTTGCAAGAAAGGCCACAGCTATGAAGTGGACATTTGGTCTCTTGGATGTATATT GTATACATTGTTGGTGGGTAAGCCCCCCTTtgagacttcctgtctgaaggAGACCTACAATCGCATAAAGAAGAACAGCTACACCATCCCCTGG CACATCAACCCAGCGGCAACGTCCCTCATCAAGAGGATGTTGCATGCCGACCCGACTCAGAGGCCGACCATTTCTGACGTGCAGGCAGATGAGTTCTTTACATCGGGCTACGTCCCCTCACGCCTGCCCACTACTTGCCTCACGGTGCCGCCTCGTTTTTCAATGGGGCCGTCCGCCGCGGCGGAGCTGAACCAGAGACGCCCTCTCGCCGCCATTAACAACAAGG GCACAGAAAAGGTGGACGTGAAGGAGGAGCCCATGCAAAG GGAGCCCGAGCCAGCAGAAAACCACCTGAAGGACATGTTGCAGCAGCTGAACGTTCTCATTGCAGCCAAACCCTCCGAGAAGGCCGTCGTCTGCCAAG aaGAGGCAGAGGACCCCGCCTGTATTCCCATCTTCTGGATCAGCAAATGGGTCGACTACTCTGATAAATATGGTTTAG GCTACCAGCTGTGTGACAACAGCGTAGGCGTCCTGTTTAACGACTACACGCGTCTCATCATGTACACCGATGGAGACAGTCTGCAGTACATTGACAAGACGGCTGCTGAATCCTACCTCAACGTCCGCTCGTACCCTCCAACTCTCAACAAGAAG ATAACGCTGCTGAAATATTTCCGCAATTACATGAGCGAGCACCTGCTGAAGGCCGGCGCCAACATCGCACGGCGGGAAGGAGACGAGCTGGCGAGGCTGCCCTATCTGTCCCTCTGGTTCAGAACCAAGAGCGCCATTGTCCTGCACCTGAGCAACGGCACCGTCCAGATCAACTTCTTCCAG GACCACACCAAGCTGATCCTGTGCCCCCTCATGGCTGCGGTGACCTACATTGACGAGAAACGAGACTTCCGCACCTACAAACTGTCTCTGCTAGAGGAGTTTGGCTGCAGTAAGGAGCTGGCCAGCCGCCTTCGCTACGCCAAGCTGatggtggagaagctgctggacaGATAA